The following are encoded together in the bacterium genome:
- a CDS encoding phosphate ABC transporter substrate-binding protein, which produces MTVSAQTTSLQIKGSDTMVHLMSSLGEAYMESHPNVSIAVTGGGSGTGIAALLNGTTDLCASSRMMKDKEIKLAEQKSIHPVSTVVGLDGLAVMVNKNNPVGELSLEQLRKIYTGEYTRWTEVGGPDQPIIVLSRESNSGTYVYFQEHVLEKADFTPKARLMPSTAAIVQSVLEDQWVIGYGGVAYAEQSDVKTVKVKATPESTAIAPTERAVHDGTYPIARPLLLYTNGEPKDEVKKFVDYCLSEAGQAIVVETGYMTVPKKAE; this is translated from the coding sequence ATGACGGTGAGCGCGCAGACGACCTCTCTGCAGATTAAAGGCTCGGACACGATGGTTCATCTGATGAGCAGCCTCGGCGAAGCCTACATGGAATCACATCCCAACGTGAGCATTGCCGTCACGGGCGGCGGATCGGGAACCGGCATTGCCGCGCTCTTGAACGGCACGACCGATCTCTGCGCGTCCTCGCGCATGATGAAGGACAAGGAGATCAAGCTGGCCGAGCAGAAGAGCATCCATCCCGTTTCCACGGTGGTCGGTCTGGACGGACTGGCGGTGATGGTGAACAAGAACAATCCGGTCGGCGAGCTTTCTCTGGAGCAGCTCAGGAAGATCTATACCGGTGAATACACCCGCTGGACGGAGGTGGGCGGGCCGGATCAGCCGATTATCGTGCTGTCCCGCGAGAGCAACAGCGGAACCTACGTGTATTTTCAGGAGCACGTGCTGGAGAAGGCCGATTTCACACCCAAAGCTCGTCTGATGCCATCCACGGCGGCGATTGTGCAGTCGGTTCTCGAGGATCAGTGGGTGATCGGCTACGGCGGAGTGGCCTACGCCGAGCAGAGCGACGTGAAGACCGTCAAGGTCAAAGCCACTCCCGAATCCACGGCGATTGCGCCGACGGAAAGGGCGGTCCATGACGGAACCTATCCGATTGCGCGTCCGCTGCTGTTGTATACGAACGGCGAACCGAAGGACGAAGTGAAAAAGTTCGTTGATTACTGCCTGTCAGAGGCGGGTCAGGCTATCGTGGTCGAGACCGGATATATGACCGTTCCCAAGAAAGCGGAGTAA
- a CDS encoding putative porin produces the protein MKHVAAARAVILSAIALAALTAQAGESKPWTERIHVSGDIRYRHESISEDKLHDTDKIRVPDRNRHRLRLRVGLKAEVNPMMDAVVRIASGVGQPVSTNQDLTDAFSEKDLWIDRAYMDYHPRKWLSARAGKQGVPFEKTDLVWDSDVNVEGISILPNYEVPGGELFFRAGGFWAEEHTTGGGQGMLGGQIGTEQKSGKFSGQVAVAYYDWLHVKNGPLLYSADKSYGNNSHVENEIKLYRSDFNLLDVTALLATKSKRMEITVNGNFVMNSGAVEDPETNEKHDNGWLAGVAISLPECPLDWELGWNYRDLQADATIGAFTDSDHAGGGTNFCGHGFSLALTPMPNTRLGGNLMLDTKDPDGGKLAYRRLQIDLAVSF, from the coding sequence CGTGGACGGAACGGATTCACGTGAGCGGAGACATTCGTTACCGCCACGAATCCATTTCCGAGGATAAATTACACGATACCGACAAGATCCGCGTGCCCGACCGCAACCGTCATCGCCTGCGGTTGCGAGTCGGACTGAAGGCGGAAGTGAATCCGATGATGGACGCCGTGGTGCGGATAGCCTCGGGAGTCGGTCAGCCCGTCAGCACGAATCAAGACCTGACCGACGCCTTCTCGGAAAAAGATCTGTGGATTGATCGAGCCTACATGGACTACCATCCCCGCAAGTGGCTTTCCGCGCGGGCAGGAAAACAGGGAGTACCTTTCGAGAAGACCGATCTGGTGTGGGATTCGGATGTCAATGTCGAGGGCATTTCAATACTGCCGAACTATGAAGTGCCGGGCGGGGAGTTGTTTTTTAGAGCGGGCGGATTCTGGGCCGAGGAGCACACGACCGGCGGTGGACAGGGAATGCTGGGCGGGCAGATCGGAACCGAACAGAAAAGCGGGAAATTCTCAGGACAAGTCGCCGTTGCCTACTATGACTGGCTGCACGTGAAGAACGGGCCACTTCTGTACAGTGCCGACAAGAGCTACGGCAACAATTCGCACGTGGAAAACGAAATCAAGCTCTATCGCAGCGATTTCAACTTGCTCGACGTCACTGCCCTGCTCGCCACCAAGAGCAAACGGATGGAAATTACCGTGAACGGAAATTTCGTGATGAATTCGGGTGCCGTGGAAGATCCCGAGACAAATGAGAAACACGACAACGGTTGGCTGGCGGGAGTCGCAATTTCTCTGCCGGAATGTCCGCTCGATTGGGAACTGGGTTGGAACTACCGCGATTTGCAGGCGGACGCAACCATCGGTGCATTTACCGATTCCGATCATGCGGGCGGCGGAACGAATTTTTGTGGACATGGCTTTTCTCTCGCGCTTACCCCGATGCCGAACACTCGGCTGGGCGGGAATCTGATGCTGGACACGAAAGATCCAGACGGCGGCAAACTGGCCTACCGGCGGCTGCAGATTGATCTTGCGGTCAGCTTCTGA
- a CDS encoding phosphate ABC transporter permease subunit PstC, translating to MTKRQRAHWQDKAVRLLLQSAALTSILIVLLIFVFVGRESVPFLRDPGVSELFTKRWNPVSFEKELFGILPLLSGSLLVTFLATILAVPLGVFAAVYIAEIARPAEREILKPFIELLAGLPSVVIGFFGLVVLAPLVKQAFGLYTGLTALTGAILLALMAIPT from the coding sequence ATGACGAAACGGCAGCGGGCACATTGGCAGGACAAGGCCGTCAGACTGCTCTTGCAGAGCGCGGCCCTGACCTCGATTCTCATTGTCCTACTGATCTTCGTGTTCGTGGGACGGGAGTCGGTGCCGTTCCTGCGTGATCCGGGAGTAAGTGAACTCTTCACGAAACGCTGGAATCCGGTGTCGTTCGAGAAGGAACTGTTCGGGATTCTGCCGCTGCTCAGCGGTTCCTTGCTGGTAACGTTTCTGGCCACCATCCTGGCCGTTCCGCTCGGAGTATTCGCCGCGGTGTACATCGCCGAAATCGCCCGCCCCGCCGAGCGCGAGATTCTTAAGCCGTTCATCGAACTCCTGGCCGGTCTGCCGTCGGTGGTGATCGGCTTTTTCGGTCTGGTGGTGTTGGCTCCGCTGGTGAAGCAGGCGTTCGGGCTGTACACCGGACTAACGGCGCTGACGGGGGCGATTCTGCTCGCGCTGATGGCGATTCCCACGAT